AAAATAACTGTTTCCCCGATAAGCGCTTGGTAACGTTCATCGTCCGGATGAACCGCGACCGCCGTATCCCCGAGCATCGTTTCCGGACGGGTCGTCGCCACTTCAATGTGGCCTTCGCCATTTTTCAATGGGTACTTCATGTGATACATGGCGCCTTCGACCTCTTTATATTCCACTTCGATGTCGGAAAGCGCTGTTTGGGCAGTCGGGTCCCAATTGATAATATATTTGCCCCGATAAATGAGGCCTTTTTCATAAAGGCGCACGAAAACTTCCCGAACCGCATTGGAAAGGCCGTCATCGAGCGTGAATCGTTCTCTCGTGTAATCGAGGGACAGCCCCAGCGTCGCCCATTGTTCACGAATAAAATTCGCATATTCTTCTTTCCAATCCCAGCTGACGTCGAGAAATTTTTCGCGTCCCAGCTCATGACGGCTTTGCCCTTTTTCTTTCAGCTGAGCCTCCACCTTCGCCTGGGTGGCAATCCCGGCATGGTCCATCCCCGGCAACCAAAGCATATCACGGCCTTCCATGCGCTTTTGGCGGGCAATGATATCCTGCAAGGTCACGTCCCAAGCGTGGCCAAGGTGCAGCCGACCGGTCACATTCGGAGGGGGAATCACAATCGAAAAAGGGTCTCCATTGCGTTCCCCTTGTGTAGTCGCTTCAAAATAACCATTATTGACCCAAAACGGGTACCATTTCGCTTCCGTTCGCTTTGGATCATATTTTTTATCCATGTCAACCATATCTAAACCTCCTAGGAATAAAAAAAGCACTCCCTCCCTCAAAGGACGAAAGCGCTCGCGGTACCACCTTTGTTTATGAACGTTTGCTCATACACTCAGATAGCGATAACGTTGCCAACGGCCGTTCTTACTTTATTCGGAACAGCAGCTATACAGACGACTTCAGCACGAGTGCCCCGGGAACCTTCCAGCCGTGGATTCCTTCTCTGTAGAGGGATCAGTGCCTACTCCTTCTGTTTCATTGCTTTTAGATGCTTCGTAATCGTTATTTCCTTTATTCTACGTAACAGAGACAAATTCGTCAACGAAGGAAATAATAGGTATCAGCCGCTATTCCACATACATAGAATGTATTAATTACCTTTGGTGTTTCTATCGTACAAGGAAAGGGGAGGAGACCTGTCATGGCACGCAACTATTACAAACCACCACCTGGACATGGAAAAAAACACCCACCCCCGTTTTTAAAATGGCGATATGCCGCCGCACAAATTTTAATGATCATTATTTGCTTTCAGACGATTCGTACGATTTTTTTGCCTACGACGTTTGATGTGCTTCTTATCGTCATCCTTGTTTCTCTCTATTGGTATTTCCGAAAAAAACCCTATTGATACGTTCCCATGCAAAGAGCGATGGCATGTTTGACAATGCTCGCTCAATATACAGAGGCCAGGGGGACATGCTATTCGCTTGGAGCGTTACGATCGAGGATTTTTTTCTTGGGCATCCTCAACCCCTTACATAGAAATCGACCATGCCGGACTAGGAACCATGCATGGCCGCTTCCTGTTTTTCCTTCCATTGCATCATTTGTTGTAAATAACGCAAACTGCTTAATTTGGACTCCAACATCGCCGTCCATTGATGTTCCGCATAGCGCAAAGGGTCTGTCGCGTACGTTTGTGCAAATGCCAAAATCGGTGCAGGGGTGAGCATGAGCGCTTTTAAAAGACCGGTATCCGCTTCCCCCCAGCTAGGGCCGTGAGCTTCATATGTCCCGAAAAGCTGTTTGCTTCCCAAGGGATCGAAAGGATAATGTTGCGCCAAATCTTGATAAAAATAGGCAAGATCATACGCGGGATGACCGGGACCGCTTGTTTCCCAATTGGTAAACCATGCATTTCCATCCGCGGCAATAAGCCCGTGTTCCAACGAAGGCCGTCCATGACAAAAAGCAAAGCGATACCCTTCACTGTCCTTGACTTGCCGCGTCCATTTTTGAAACCCTTTTTTTATTTCCCCGAACATCGTTTCATAAAACGGGTATCCGTTTAAAAAAGTAAGTTCAAATGGAGAAAGAAACCTGGATTGTTCAAATTGATCGGCCAACCGGTTCATGAGCAACCTTTCTTGTTGCCAACCATGCTGCACGTCGTTTTTGTACGTGGAAAGCTCCTCTTCGGTCATATCCTCTTTATCTTCGGAAATTTTATGATTAAGGGCGAGAATCGTTAGCAACCTAAGTTCTTTTGACGGCGGGGACATTAGCGGTTGTTCCTCCACCCACGGTTCCAGATAAATGGGATGCGGGTCGGCTTCAAACATAGACGTATCACCCCTCATATTCGTAAGAGGGATGATACCTTTCATACCTGCACGTTCCGCATACCGTAAGTGATGCAGAAAATGTTCACGCTCTTGAGGGGTCCGTTCCCACCATTTCAGCGCAAATGGGCCATCTTGCGTTTCGATTTTGATGACACGTTCGCTCACCCAATTCCAGTGCGCATTTTGCAAGTCCATGTTAATTAAAAGTTCTTCGATCGCGTCATTCATTCGCGGATGGCACCGGAATATAAATAATTTCTCCTTGATTTACGTGATTCATATCCATTCTGTTCCATCTTAGCAACTGTTGGACGGTATATCCATAGCGATCGGCGATAATATCCAAAGACTCATTCTCTTGAATGATACACATCCGCATTTTCGTAAAAGACTCCCGATCGTCGCTGCCCAGCATTTCCGTCAGGTAAAGCGCGTTATCCCGCTTGTTGGTTGGTGGTGTTTCCTTTTCGTCCGGGAACGACGCCGCTTGTTCTTCTTCGTCGTCAGCCTGTACGACCTCATATCCCCGTTCTTCCTGCTCCGGTTCAACATTGGAAAGATCGACGTCAACGTTGCCACTTGGCAGCACCGGTTCTTCCGTTTGCTGTACTTTTTCCGGCGCTGGTTCTTCTTGCGCCACGTTCTCGTTTTGTTCTCCTCGGGGAGGTATCGCTTCCTCGGAGGCCGCTTCCTCTTCTTGTGTTTCAAAATTCAGAGCTGGCCCTGAGGCATGTGCTTCCATTTGTTCTTTTTCTTGCTCTTCCACTGTTGTTTCCTCACGTAACGCCCCGGAATCATCTGAGGGCAGATGAACAGGTGCTTCCTTCGAAGGAGGTGCTTTCACTTCGTGTGTAAACGTTGGAAACCCTTCCGGCATTGCGCTGGCATTTCTCTTGGTATTCTCGCCCTCTTTCATTCCCGTAATGGTCACGTCCGCCGTTAATTGAATGCAACTTGGTTCCGGCAAATCATAATCAAAACTGTCAATCTGAACATACAAATCATCCAAGCTTTGAATGCGATGAAGTGGAATGGTTACATCGACGGGAAAAAAATGCTTAATTTCCCGCTCGCCTGCATTTGTCGTGCTCAAACGATCCGCTGTTTGCGGCACTTGGCTCCGACTCTCATCATCATATGTGTTATCTTCGTTGTTTTCATAAGGTTGATATTGGCCGACGAGATGTAAGCCTCCTTGAATGAGCACTTCCTGATCATCTTCTTGCATCGTAATATCCGGCTCTAACTCCAAGCCGAGAATGGATTGAATACGCTCACCTTGATCAAGCCATATCGCTTCTTCAAGGTTAAAAGATAAAGCCGATGGTTGTTCTTGGGTCACGGTATGCTCCCCCTCTTCATTAAAAATACGTCCGTCCCACGTTTTCTCGTACGGTACCAACGTATGTGTCCTAGTGCGCGGTTATGACTGGTTTCTTCAGTGATGGTGGAAGGGAGGGAGGGAGGGAGGGAGGGGGAGTGATGATTTTGTTTAACATGAAAACTTTTTTTGGACTGGACAGACGGACAAATTAACAACAAGGACGAAGGGACAGAAATCATGCTACTGTTTCTCAAAAATATGGCTTCCTACTCTGAGAGGGACGATTTTTACGTTATCGCACCTCAAAAGGGTGGCTTCTTACTCTCTGAAGTGATTATGGCTCCCGAATACGAGTGCAAATCCCTTTTTCGGGCGCCATGAAGCGGTTATGACGACAGAACTCATTCGATGCTGGCGTTTCCGGTCGTCATGAAGCGAGTATGATGCCCGAATACGAGAGAAAATCGCTCTTCCGGTCGCCATGACGTTCAAACGTAACGAACACGCCCCCGGGTGATTTGAATACACATAAAAAGCTATCCCCGTCATTTGAGGATAGCTTCCCTTCTTTATTTTCCGATTCTCGCGAATACCCGCTCTGCGGCGGCGATTGTTTCTTCAATGATGTCGTCATCGTGCTTGGTTGACAAAAACATTCCCTCAAATTGGGAAGGAGCAACGGAAATACCTTCTTGCAACATTTCCTGAAAATATCTCGCGAATAAATCCACATCTGAAGTTTTGGCAGTTTCAAAGTTCTTCACATGTTCGTCGGTAAAGAAGAGGCCTAGCATCGAACCTGCCCGATTAATATGATGAGGCATCCCATTCTTTTCTGCTGCCGAGCGGAGCCCTTCTTCCAGGCGTGCCCCCCGCCGTTCGAACTGCTCATAATCTTCCGCAGTCACTTGGGCCAATGTTTCATATCCCGCGGTCATCGCCAAAGGATTCCCCGAGAGCGTTCCCGCTTGATAGATCGGCCCTGACGGGGCTATCTGCTCCATAATATCTCCTCTGCCGCCGAACGCACCGACAGGAAGACCGCCGCCAATGACCTTGCCCAATGTTGTCAAATCAGGAGTGACGCCAAATTTTCCTTGAGCGGAATGGTACCCGACGCGAAAGCCGGTCATGACTTCGTCAAAAATCAAAAGGCTCCCGTGGTCTTCAGTCACCTTGCGCACGCCCTCGAGATAGCCTTCTTCGGGAGTGACCACATTCATATTGCCGGCAACCGGCTCAAGGATAACAGCCGCGATGTCATCGCCAAACTGTTCAAATACAAGCGACAGGCTTTCGAGATCGTTATAAGGAACCGTAAGCGTCTCCGAAGCCGTTCCTTTCGGCACCCCGGGGCTATCCGGCAAACCTAAAGTGGCCACTCCGGAACCTGCTTTGATTAACAGCGAATCCCCGTGCCCGTGATAATTCCCTTCCATTTTCACGATTTTGCTTCTGCCTGTAAAACCACGGGCAAGACGCAGGGCGCTCATCGTCGCTTCCGTACCCGAGTTCACAAACCGTACAACTTCGACGGATGGTACGCGATCAATGACGAGCTCGGCAAGGGCCGCTTCCATCTCATGAGACGTGCCAAAGCTTGTCCCCAACGCCGCGGTTTCCTGTAAACGATCCACGACACGAGGATCTGCGTGCCCGAGGATCAACGGTCCCCATGATTGGACATAATCAATATAGGTGTTCTCATCCAGATCTGTAATGTAAGGCCCTTCCCCTTTGTTCATATAAATCCCGTGGTCCATCCCCACCGATTTGTATGCACGGACGGCACTGTTCACCCCTCCCGGCATGAGAGGTTTGGCTCTTTGAAACGCTTGTTTTGATCGTTCAAATGTACGCATGTTAACTACCTCCTTGGTCGGATTCACTGATCCAACGGGCCATATCCTTGGCAAAATAAGTGACAATCAAGTCCGCCCCTGCCCGTTTCATGCTCGTTAATTTTTCCATCACCGTTTCTTTTTCATCGAGCCAGCCTTGAGCGGCAGCTGCTTTAATCATGGAATATTCCCCGGAGACATTGTAGGCGACCACCGGGCGGTTAATCGCGCTTTTCACATCACTGACGATATCTAGGTAGGAAAGCGCCGGTTTCACAATCAAAAAGTCCGCACCTTCCCGGTCATCGGACATCGCCTCACGAAGGGCTTCGTTGCGATTGGCGGGGTCCATTTGATACGTTCGCCGGTCCCCAAACGACGGGGAGCTGTGGGCAGCATCTCTAAACGGACCGTAATACGCGGACGCATATTTCACGGCATAAGACATGATCGGAATATGCTTGAAGTCCGCTTCATCCAATCCGGAACGAATCGCGGCTACGAACCCATCCATCATATTCGACGGAGCGATCACATCCGCGCCTGCTTCCGCTTGGGAAATAGCTGTTTTAACAAGCAAATCCAATGATCGGTCATTTACAATATGGCCCTCTTCAATCACTCCGCAATGACCATGGTCGGTAAATTGGCACAGGCACGTATCTGCAATAATCATTAATTCCGGATGCTTCCCTTTCAATTCCCGAATCGCGCGCTGGACAATGCCGTTTTCATTGTACGCGTTGCTTCCGAGCTCATCCTTTGTGCCCGGCACACCGAACAAAAGAATGGCCTTAATCCCGTGCTCCACAACATCATCGATTTCTTTTTTTAGCAAATCTAACGAATATTGATACACACCGGGCATCGACGGAACTTCATGCTTGACATCCGTCCCCTCAACGGCAAAAACAGGAGAAATCAAATCATCTTGTTTTACCGTCGTTTCCCGGACAAGATCACGGATAGCACCCGTCGTCCGCATTCGCCGATTTCGGTCAAACTGAAGCTCACTCATCGGGTATTCACCTCATTCATATAGTTTGAAACGCGTGCAGCTAAGCTTGCAAATGTGTGGGGGAAAGCCGCGTCCACTTGTGAAAACCCCGCTTCTGTAGCGGCAGTCGCGGTGATCGTGCCAATACAGATGGCGGGCCACATCGGAAGATCGGGTTGCATCTGCTTAAACGCGTGGACAGCGCTCGGACTCGTAAATGTAATCACGCCGTGATCATGCCCTTTGAAAAATACAGCCAAATCATGCGCGTTTTCTGTCCGTGCTTTTGTCTCATAAATGGCAGGGTCCACAACATTCGCCCCTCGTTCATTCAAATAATTGGGGAGTACCTTTCTTGCTTGTTTGCTTTTTGGGATCACAACCGTGTCGCCCGGACGGATCACAGCGGCCAATGCATCGGCCAGCGCTTCTGCCGTATATGTTTTTTCCGGGAAAAGATCAACTGTAAACCCGAGGGAAGCAACAGCTTCCGCTGTTTTAGGGCCAACAGCTGCTACATGGACGTTAGCGTCTATCCATTTTTTCACAAACATCAAGCAATCAAAGTAACAAACCGCATTCGCGCTCGTGAAAACAAGCCAGTCCACCTCGTAGGGATCGGGGATTGTTTCATGATTCTTTCGCATTTGTTGTTTTACAAGGGGGATATGTTGCATAGGCAAGGACAATGCTTGCAACTGAGAGACTAAAGGATCTTCATCCGTTTGGTCGGCTTGCCCTCTGGTGACAAGGGCAACAGGGGCACTTGACAACATGCGGATTACTCCTCCAGATCTTTTTTCACTTGATCGAGAATTTCTTTCCCCCCACGATCAAGAAGATTGGCTGCAATGATTTTCCCTAATTGTTCCGGATCACTTCCGGTACGTTCATCCTGAAGCAATGTTTTACCGTCCGGGGAGGCGACAAGCGCACGTAGCGTAACATCCTTTCCTTTCTCCATCACCGCGTGTCCCGCTACCGGCACTTGGCAACTACCTTCCACATTTTTCAAAAAGGCTCGCTCCGCTTGCACCGTGCGGGCAACTTCCTCATCATGGATATGTTGCAGTAGTTCCAATATATTGCGATCGTCCGCTCGGCACTCAATACCAAGCGCACCTTGACCGACGGACGGCAAGCTGTTTTCCGGCGCCAAATATTCGGTGACGATTTCGGCGGACCAACCCATTCGCTCTAAACCGGCTGCAGCCAATACGATGGCATCAAAATCTTCTTCCTTCATTTTTCTCATTCGTGTTTCAATATTACCGCGAATCCATTTTACTTCCACATCCGGTCGTGCGGCGAGGATTTGCGCTTGGCGCCGCAAACTGCTCGTACCGATCACTGCGCCTGCCGGAAGCTCATGAAGTTTTTTCCCGGATTCCGTGATCAGTACATCCCGCGGATCTACTCGTTCTGTCACCGCGCCGAGGGCGAAGCCTTCCGGAATGACCGAAGGAATGTCCTTCATGCTGTGAACGGCAAGATCAATTTCCCCGTCTTCCATCGCCTTTTCGATCTCTTTGACAAACAGCGCTTTCCCGCCTACTTTGGAAAGTGTCACGTCAAGGATGCGATCGCCTTTTGTCACGATCTTTTTCAGTTCAAATTTATAGGGAAGTCCTAATCCTTCCAACTTCTCCTTGACCCATTCGGTCTGCTTAAGCGCCAAGTTGCTTTTCCTTGTTCCAATTACGATTGTTCTCATCTTTTGCCTCCTACACACTCCATATGTGAAAGCTTGACCATTCACTCGTCAATAAATAATTGGCGAGCAAAATTAAAAATCCAAGCATGTTATAAAAAGCCATGCTGTACCCTTGTTTCCCTTTTACCTTTTTTTGATATAAATAACCACCATAAAAAACCAACACCGCTAAAGAACCGAGAACCTTCGGATCAAATAGAGGGATTGAATGCATGCCATCCCCGCTGTACGCCCATATAAAACCAAGAATAACGCCCAATAACAGGAGCGGATACGCGCCCATCGTGGCCACGTATGAAAAGTGATTCAGTTTATTCAGGCTTCCGAACCGTAGCAACCGCTTCCCCCACTTTTTGTTCTTTAGCATCTGGTGTTCGATCAAATATAACACCGAGCAGGCAAAAGCAACGGTAAAACCGGCATACGAAAGAATAATTAACGTTACATGCAAGATCAGCAGTTCAGAAGTGAGGATCTCTTCCCACACCGGGGATAGATTACCGGTGGGCAAAAACAGACTTACGGCCATCAACGAAAAGCCTACCACATTCATAACAAAAACAAGGAAATCAACACGGAAATAAAAATTAACAATTAAAGAAAGGGTAACCATCGCCCAAGCATAAAAGAATAACCCTTCAAAAGGGGTTAAAAGCGGGAGACGTTCAAACTGGAAAGCACGCAATAGTAAAAAGATGGTCTGCAACACCCAGACGATAGAAAGGAACCAGAAGGCCAGTCGGTTGGCCTTCCGGTTATTCTGGAGAAAGTCAATAAAGTATGCAAATACGCTCAGGCTATATAGCGTGATCGTCAACACGTAGATGATGTTTGAGGCGGCCAATCGGCTTCCTACCACCTTTGCCTATAACTGATTCTATACTGTTGCATCCCGTCCATAATAAAAGTTATCCGAAGAATTTCCCTGAAAAAGGAACGATGCTTGCTGATTATGCTCTGTTCCTTCCGGTTCTGATTGTGCTTCTTTCTGGGCTTCTTCGAGAATTTTCAGTGCTTCCGCTTCTTTAGCTTCAGCGACTTCTTCTTCAAGCCCGAAGATTTCCGTGAATAATGCCAAAGCGTCTTCCCTGTTCTCTTCAGCTGCCATTTCTTTGGCGCGAGTGATCGGTTCTTTTAGCAATTGATTAACGATGCTTTTGGTATGTTTGCGTAAAACCTTACGCTCGCGTTCATCAAGGTCGGGAATTTTACGTTCAATACTGTTCATTGTCTCCGACTGAATCGACAAAGCTTTCGTGCGCAGTGCAGAAATGACGGGAACAACACCGAGCTCGTGAAGCCAATCTTTAAAGACCTCTATTTCTTTTTCCACCATCGCTTCAATTTTGGTAGCGGCTGTTTTTCGTTCCTCCATGTTCGCGGCAACGATTCCTTGAAGATCATCGATATCATACAAGTAGACATCTTCCAATTTGCCCAGGTCCGGGTCAATATCACGGGGGACCGCGATATCAACCATAAACAGCGGGCGGCCCTTTCGTTTTTTGATAATGTTCTCGACATTCTCCTGTTGCAACATATATTGATCCGAACCTGTGGATGAGATGAGAACATCTGTATCGAGGAGGACGTTCTCCATTGCTTCCAACGATCGGGCCTGCCCCTTCACATGAGCCGCGAGTTCTTCCGCTCGCTCATAGGTCCGATTCATCACGGTAATCGTTTCGGAACCATTGGCACGTAAATGCTTAGCCGTCAACTCGCTCATTTTTCCGGCGCCAAAAATGAGCACATGTTTACCCGTGAAATCTCCAAACATCTGCTTCCCGAGTTCAACAGCAGCATAGCTCACCGAAGCCGGTGTATCATTAATTTCTGTTTCCCTGTGTGCCCGTTTTGCAAAAGTAATCACCTGGCGAAACAACTGGTTGAAAACGGTCCCTGTTGCTCCAAGCTTTTGCGCGGTTCGAAAGCTTGCTTTGACCTGTCCAAGGATTTGCGTTTCGCCGATCACCATGGACTCCAATCCTGTGCTTACGCGCATAAGGTGAACGATTGCATCATCCTTTTCCCGCACGTTTAATACGTGTGAAAACGATTCTGCAGGCGCATCAAACCATTGGGATAAAAATTTCTTC
The Salicibibacter kimchii DNA segment above includes these coding regions:
- the spoVID gene encoding stage VI sporulation protein D, whose translation is MTQEQPSALSFNLEEAIWLDQGERIQSILGLELEPDITMQEDDQEVLIQGGLHLVGQYQPYENNEDNTYDDESRSQVPQTADRLSTTNAGEREIKHFFPVDVTIPLHRIQSLDDLYVQIDSFDYDLPEPSCIQLTADVTITGMKEGENTKRNASAMPEGFPTFTHEVKAPPSKEAPVHLPSDDSGALREETTVEEQEKEQMEAHASGPALNFETQEEEAASEEAIPPRGEQNENVAQEEPAPEKVQQTEEPVLPSGNVDVDLSNVEPEQEERGYEVVQADDEEEQAASFPDEKETPPTNKRDNALYLTEMLGSDDRESFTKMRMCIIQENESLDIIADRYGYTVQQLLRWNRMDMNHVNQGEIIYIPVPSANE
- the hemL gene encoding glutamate-1-semialdehyde 2,1-aminomutase, whose protein sequence is MRTFERSKQAFQRAKPLMPGGVNSAVRAYKSVGMDHGIYMNKGEGPYITDLDENTYIDYVQSWGPLILGHADPRVVDRLQETAALGTSFGTSHEMEAALAELVIDRVPSVEVVRFVNSGTEATMSALRLARGFTGRSKIVKMEGNYHGHGDSLLIKAGSGVATLGLPDSPGVPKGTASETLTVPYNDLESLSLVFEQFGDDIAAVILEPVAGNMNVVTPEEGYLEGVRKVTEDHGSLLIFDEVMTGFRVGYHSAQGKFGVTPDLTTLGKVIGGGLPVGAFGGRGDIMEQIAPSGPIYQAGTLSGNPLAMTAGYETLAQVTAEDYEQFERRGARLEEGLRSAAEKNGMPHHINRAGSMLGLFFTDEHVKNFETAKTSDVDLFARYFQEMLQEGISVAPSQFEGMFLSTKHDDDIIEETIAAAERVFARIGK
- the hemB gene encoding porphobilinogen synthase, which codes for MSELQFDRNRRMRTTGAIRDLVRETTVKQDDLISPVFAVEGTDVKHEVPSMPGVYQYSLDLLKKEIDDVVEHGIKAILLFGVPGTKDELGSNAYNENGIVQRAIRELKGKHPELMIIADTCLCQFTDHGHCGVIEEGHIVNDRSLDLLVKTAISQAEAGADVIAPSNMMDGFVAAIRSGLDEADFKHIPIMSYAVKYASAYYGPFRDAAHSSPSFGDRRTYQMDPANRNEALREAMSDDREGADFLIVKPALSYLDIVSDVKSAINRPVVAYNVSGEYSMIKAAAAQGWLDEKETVMEKLTSMKRAGADLIVTYFAKDMARWISESDQGGS
- a CDS encoding uroporphyrinogen-III synthase yields the protein MLSSAPVALVTRGQADQTDEDPLVSQLQALSLPMQHIPLVKQQMRKNHETIPDPYEVDWLVFTSANAVCYFDCLMFVKKWIDANVHVAAVGPKTAEAVASLGFTVDLFPEKTYTAEALADALAAVIRPGDTVVIPKSKQARKVLPNYLNERGANVVDPAIYETKARTENAHDLAVFFKGHDHGVITFTSPSAVHAFKQMQPDLPMWPAICIGTITATAATEAGFSQVDAAFPHTFASLAARVSNYMNEVNTR
- the hemC gene encoding hydroxymethylbilane synthase is translated as MRTIVIGTRKSNLALKQTEWVKEKLEGLGLPYKFELKKIVTKGDRILDVTLSKVGGKALFVKEIEKAMEDGEIDLAVHSMKDIPSVIPEGFALGAVTERVDPRDVLITESGKKLHELPAGAVIGTSSLRRQAQILAARPDVEVKWIRGNIETRMRKMKEEDFDAIVLAAAGLERMGWSAEIVTEYLAPENSLPSVGQGALGIECRADDRNILELLQHIHDEEVARTVQAERAFLKNVEGSCQVPVAGHAVMEKGKDVTLRALVASPDGKTLLQDERTGSDPEQLGKIIAANLLDRGGKEILDQVKKDLEE
- a CDS encoding cytochrome C assembly family protein, which produces MAASNIIYVLTITLYSLSVFAYFIDFLQNNRKANRLAFWFLSIVWVLQTIFLLLRAFQFERLPLLTPFEGLFFYAWAMVTLSLIVNFYFRVDFLVFVMNVVGFSLMAVSLFLPTGNLSPVWEEILTSELLILHVTLIILSYAGFTVAFACSVLYLIEHQMLKNKKWGKRLLRFGSLNKLNHFSYVATMGAYPLLLLGVILGFIWAYSGDGMHSIPLFDPKVLGSLAVLVFYGGYLYQKKVKGKQGYSMAFYNMLGFLILLANYLLTSEWSSFHIWSV
- the hemA gene encoding glutamyl-tRNA reductase, with amino-acid sequence MHIMVASIDYKNAPVDLREQFAFDDEDLPEALRTLREMKSILECTIVSTCNRTEVYAVVDQLHTGRHFMKKFLSQWFDAPAESFSHVLNVREKDDAIVHLMRVSTGLESMVIGETQILGQVKASFRTAQKLGATGTVFNQLFRQVITFAKRAHRETEINDTPASVSYAAVELGKQMFGDFTGKHVLIFGAGKMSELTAKHLRANGSETITVMNRTYERAEELAAHVKGQARSLEAMENVLLDTDVLISSTGSDQYMLQQENVENIIKKRKGRPLFMVDIAVPRDIDPDLGKLEDVYLYDIDDLQGIVAANMEERKTAATKIEAMVEKEIEVFKDWLHELGVVPVISALRTKALSIQSETMNSIERKIPDLDERERKVLRKHTKSIVNQLLKEPITRAKEMAAEENREDALALFTEIFGLEEEVAEAKEAEALKILEEAQKEAQSEPEGTEHNQQASFLFQGNSSDNFYYGRDATV